In Lates calcarifer isolate ASB-BC8 unplaced genomic scaffold, TLL_Latcal_v3 _unitig_5321_quiver_747, whole genome shotgun sequence, a single genomic region encodes these proteins:
- the ubr2 gene encoding E3 ubiquitin-protein ligase UBR2 isoform X2 produces MAAAESDGDPPSASRSEFLNFSAKDTASRWLAAADLQQEVYRHLAVYVPRILCLGPSGGSGSREEQREEQREELACQLLLLAPMEWLLLGEEPAAGLAQLQENNQPSPLCGHVFKVGEPTYSCRECAADPTCVLCMQCFLGSVHKEHRYRMTTSGGGGFCDCGDAEAWKKGPYCQKHTPTDNSRDTEEDPVAQLPADMVARGYSIFSIVLKYAVDLLTWDQEEQLPAGLEPLERGDTYYCMLFNDEVHTYEQVIYTLQKAVNCSQKEAVSFATTVDRDGRKSVRYGDFQFCDQAKSVIVRNTSRQSKPLRVQVMHSSVVAHQCFALKALSWLGQIIQYSDGLRRILCQVGLQKGAEGENSSLVDRLMLNDSKMWKGARNIYHQLLMNSLLMDLKYKKIFAIQFAKSYERLQSDYVKDDHDREFSITDLSVQIFTVPSLARMLMVEENLMTTIIRTFVDHLRHRDLQGRFQFDRYTAQQAFKFGRVQSLIGDLKYVLISRPSEWSDQLRMKFLEGLDAFLELLKCMQGMDPVVRQVGQHIEMEPEWEAAFTLQMKLTHIISMIQEWCSADECVLIEAYRKCLGALSHCYSGLPDGEQPISLSLAGHSVETFRYQVSQDKVSIHLPVCRLLAGLHVLLSRTEVASRFPEQLPLGELSPPLLIELPLRCLVLCAQVHAGMWRRNGFSLINQIYYYHNVKCRVEMFDKDIIMLQAGASMMDPNHFLMIVLSRFELFHIFSSADVRKRYREANKDVVQQNNTLIEEMLHLIIMVVGERYVAGVGQVEPFDEVRREIIHQLSIRPMAHSELVKALPENGNKETGLERVIDTVASFKKPGVTGRGLYELRPEWNKYFNLYFHHYSRADQSKAEEAQRKLRRQNGEDTALPPPLLPPLCPLFASLVNLLQCDVLLAVEGAVLQWAVEPSGGGWTESMLQRVLHLVGMALLEEQQQLENSSGDDDVTFNYTCKITRPGEAPSTSGSVLALLESLQNAPHLEVHKDMITWILKMVTNIKTMRERTSSTSTITISPGQGPEETVRDKDKAERKRKAEMARLRREKIMAQMSEMQKHFINENKELFQQSLEELEASTSATAENSPSSSVPTCVSQVCVGPRRVGRAERRQLVTCILCQEEQEVRGHGRAMVLAAFVQRSTVLSKNRRRNLPDPERHDPLFMHPDLSLGIHTASCGHIMHATCWQRYFEAVQLKEQRRQQRLRGHTSYDVENGEFLCPLCECLSNTVIPLLPHTPSPDHSVNHSCLEEWLETTNQQIALLHSANKKQSDGAAGGAEPVVPEGFRVDFTPQNPFSSSISEMITTFSMSTYKVGLKVNPNEQDHRVPVLSWSTCAYTIQSIERFLMDEEKPLFGSLPCRQDDCLSSLTRFSSACWTAAPLKTVHTHFFRLFAALVPDSQVENTPCILDIDMFHLLVYSVLSYSSVHSLHQSGSSMVDSAHLHLLHLVTVAHLVQILLTSTTEEVCMDQDSGGSEEEELTCQLYDTLRKHLGGVLPEVSSGWQLWRCVKAGVLPFLRAATLFFHYLNSTAPPADLLVAGPGQWEALCSYLSLPSNLLQLHQSQHTQLEPLIHRWCRHPGVTQTLQGGGVIVRFPRESNRLIELPEDYSVLINQASSFTCPRSGGDKSRAPTLCLVCGSMLCSQSYCCQTEVDGEDVGACTAHTFTCGAGLGLFLRVRESQVLFVAGKTKGCFYPPPYLDDYGETDQGLKRGNPLHLCSERYRKIERLWRQHGIAEVIGHAQEANQTLVAIDWQHL; encoded by the exons ATGGCGGCAGCCGAGTCCGACGGAGATCCACCGTCCGCTTCACGTTCGGAATTCCTGAATTTCTCCGCCAAAGACACCGCGTCG cggTGGCTGGCAGCAGCCGACCTGCAGCAGGAGGTGTACCGTCACCTGGCAGTGTATGTACCCAGAATCCTTTGTCTGGGTCCGAGTGGGGGCAGCGGCagcagggaggagcagagggaggagcagagggaggagctgGCCtgtcagctgctcctcctggCTCCTATGGAGTGGCTCCTGCTGGGGGAGGAGCCGGCGGCCGGCCTGGCTCAGCTGCAGGAGAACAACCAGCCGTCACCGCTGTGTGGACACGTGTTCAAGGTCGGGGAGCCCACCTACTCCTGCAG ggagtGTGCGGCCGATCCAACATGTGTTCTGTGTATGCAGTGTTTCCTAGGCAGTGTTCACAAAGAGCATCGATACAGG atgaCCACATCAGGAGGTGGAGGTTTCTGTGACTGTGGAGATGCTGAAGCCTGGAAGAAGGGTCCTTActgccagaaacacacaccgaccgacaacagcagagacacagaggag GACCCCGTAGCTCAGCTCCCCGCTGACATGGTGGCCCGTGGTTACAGCATCTTCTCCATAGTCCTGAAGTACGCTGTGGATCTGCTGACCTGGGATCAGGAGGAGCAGCTACCTGCAGGACTGGAGCCACT ggagagaggagacaccTACTACTGCATGTTGTTTAATGATGAAGTCCACACCTATGAACAGGTGATCTACACTCTGCAGAAAGCTGTCAACTGCAGCCAGAAAGAAGCTGTCAGCTTCGCCACCACTGTCGACAGAGAC GGCAGGAAGTCAGTTCGATACGGAGATTTCCAGTTCTGTGATCAGGCCAAGTCAGTGATAGTG AGGAACACCAGCCGTCAGTCGAAGCCTCTCCGGGTTCAAGTGATGCACTCGTCTGTTGTAGCTCATCAGTGTTTCGCTCTGAAGGCTCTGAGTTGGTTGGGACAAATCATTCAGTACTCTG ATGGACTTAGGAGGATCCTGTGTCAGGTGGGACTCCAGAAAGGTGCAGAGGGAGAAAACTCCTCTCTGGTCGACCGACTGATGCTCAACGACTCCAAGATGTGGAAAG gagCGAGGAACATCTACCACCAGCTGCTGATGAACAGTCTCCTCATGGACCTCAAGTACAAGAAGATCTTTGCCATCCAGTTTGCCAAG AGTTATGAACGATTGCAGAGCGACTACGTGAAAGACGACCACGACCGTGAGTTCTCCATCACTGACCTGTCAGTACAAATATTCACCGTCCCGTCGCTG GCCCGGATGCTGATGGTGGAGGAGAACTTGATGACCACCATCATCAGGACGTTTGTGGATCACCTTCGTCATAGAGACCTGCAGGGACGCTTCCAGTTTGACCGCTACACCGCCCAGCAGGCCTTCAAGTTCGGACGAGTCCAGAGCCTCATTGGCGACCTGAA gtacgTCCTGATCAGTCGTCCCTCTGAGTGGAGCGATCAGCTCAGGATGAAGTTTCTAGAAGGTTTGGACGCGTTTCTGGAGCTGCTCAAGTGTATGCAG GGTATGGACCCGGTGGTGAGACAGGTGGGGCAGCACATAGAGATGGAGCCTGAGTGGGAGGCAGCGTTCACTCTGCAGATGAAACTGACTCACATCATCTCCATGATCCAGGAGTGGTGCTCTGCTGAT gagtgtgtgttgATCGAGGCTTACAGGAAGTGTCTGGGCGCGCTCAGTCACTGTTACAGTGGCCTCCCAGACGGTGAGCAGCCAATCAGTTTGAGCCTGGCCGGTCACAGCGTGGAGACGTTCAGGTACCAGGTGTCTCAGGACAAGGTGTCCATACACCTGCCGGTCTGCAGGCTGCTGGCAG GGCTCCATGTTCTCCTCAGCAGGACTGAAGTGGCCTCTCGTTTCCCTGAGCAGCTTCCTCTG GGTGAACTCAGCCCCCCCCTCCTGATCGAACTCCCCCTCCGCTGCCTGGTGCTCTGTGCACAGGTGCATGCCGGGATGTGGAGGAGGAACGGCTTTTCCCTGATCAACCAG atttaTTATTACCACAATGTGAAGTGCAGAGTGGAGATGTTCGACAAAGACATCATCATGCTGCAG GCGGGGGCATCCATGATGGATCCAAACCACTTCCTGATGATTGTTCTGAGTCGATTCgaactgtttcacattttcagctctGCAGACGTCAGGAAGAGATACAGAGAGGCCAACAAG GATGTGGTCCAGCAGAACAACACTCTGATTGAAGAGATGCTTCACCTCATCATCATGGTCGTTG GTGAGCGGTACGTGGCAGGTGTCGGACAGGTGGAGCCGTTTGACGAAGTCAGAAGAGAAATTATCCACCAGCTGTCGATCAGACCAATGGCTCACAGTGAGCTCGTGAAGGCTCTACCTGAGAAT ggGAATAAGGAGACAGGTCTGGAGAGAGTCATCGACACCGTGGCTTCATTCAA gAAGCCAGGTGTGACAGGTCGGGGTTTGTATGAACTGCGTCCTGAGTGGAACAAATACTTCAACCTGTACTTCCATCACTACAGCAGAGCTGACCAGTCCAAG gctgaGGAGGCTCAGAGGAAGCTGAGGAGACAGAACGGAGAggacacag ccctgcccccccccctccttccccccctctgtcctctgtttgcCAGCCTGGTGAACCTGCTGCAGTGTGACGTGCTGCTGGCTGTAGAGGGGGCTGTGCTACAGTGGGCTGTGGAGCCCAGTGGAGGGGGCTGGACCGAGTCCATGCTGCAGAGG GTGCTCCACCTGGTGGGCATGGCTCtgctggaggagcagcagcagctagaGAACAGCAGTGGAGATGATGACGTCACCTTCAACTACACCTGCAAGATCACAc GTCCAGGTGAAGCTCCCAGTACCTCAGGAAGTGTCCTGGCCTTGTTGGAGAGTCTGCAGAATGCTCCTCACCTGGAGGTCCACAAAGACATGATCACCTGGATCCTCAAG atgGTGACAAACATCAAAACGATGAGAGAACGAACGTCGTCCACGTCCACCATCACCATCAGCCCAGGACAAGGACCAGAGGAG ACGGTGAGAGATAAAGacaaggcagagaggaagaggaaggcgGAAATGGCTCGACTCCGTAGAGAGAAGATCATGGCTCAGATGTCGGAGATGCAGAAACATTTCATCAACGAGAACAAAGAACTATTTCAGCAGAgtctggaggagctggaggccTCAACATCTGCCACTGCAGAGAACAG TCCTTCCAGTTCGGTGCCCACCTGTGTTTCTCAGGTGTGTGTTGGGCCCAGGAGGGTGGGCAGAGCTGAGCGTCGTCAGCTTGTGACTTGTATCCTGTGTCAGGAAgagcaggaggtcagaggtcacggcAGAGCCATGGTGCTGGCAGCATTTGTCCAGAGGTCGACCGTTTTGTCCAAAAACCGGCGTCGCAACCTGCCTGACCCAG AGCGGCATGACCCTCTGTTCATGCACCCTGACCTGTCTCTGGGGATCCATACAGCCAGCTGTGGACACATCATGCACGCCACCTGCTGGCAGAG GTACTTTGAGGCGGTGCAGCTGAAGGAGCAGCGGCGTCAGCAGCGTCTCCGAGGTCACACCAGCTACGACGTAGAGAACGGAGAGTTTCTGTGTCCGCTCTGTGAGTGTCTGAGCAACACTGTGATCCCTCTGCTGCCGCACACACCTTCACCTGaccacag tgtcaATCATTCCTGTCTGGAGGAGTGGCTTGAGACAACCAATCAGCAGATAGCATTGCTACACTCTGCCAACAAGAAGCAGTCTGATG GTGCAGCAGGGGGGGCGGAGCCTGTCGTTCCTGAAGGATTCAGAGTGGATTTCACTCCACA GAACCCGTTCTCTAGCAGCATCAGTGAGATGATCACCACCTTCAGCATGTCCACCTACAAGGTCGGACTGAAGGTGAATCCTAATGAGCAGGACCACCGAGTCCCGGTGCTGAGCTGGTCCACCTGCGCCTACACCATCCAGAGCATAG AGCGCTTCCTGATGGACGAGGAGAAGCCACTGTTTGGAAGTTTACCTTGCCGACAG gacGACTGTCTGAGCTCCCTCACCAGATTCAGTTCAGCCTGTTGGACAGCAGCTCCACTGaaaacagttcacacacacttcttcaGACTGtttgcag CTCTGGTTCCAGACTCGCAGGTGGAAAACACTCCGTGTATCCTCGACATCGACATGTTTCACCTGCTG gtttaCAGTGTGTTGTCCTACAGCTCGGTTCACAGTCTGCACCAATCAGGAAGCAGCATGGTTGACTCagcccacctccacctccttcacCTGGTCACTGTAGCTCACCTGGTTCAGATTCTGCTCACCTCCACCACAG aGGAGGTGTGTATGGATCAAGACAGTGGaggatcagaggaggaggagctcacCTGTCAGCTCTATGACACACTGAGGAAACACCTGGGCGG tgtgttacCTGAAGTGTCCTCTGGGTGGCAGTTGTGGCGTTGTGTGAAAGCCGGTGTCCTGCCATTCCTCCGAGCAGCCACCCTCTTCTTCCACTACCTGAACTCTACAGCGCCGCCTGCTGACCTGCTgg ttGCAGGTCCTGGTCAGTGGGAGGCGCTGTGCAGCTACCTCAGTCTGCCCTCCAACCTGTTGCAGCTTCATCAgagccaacacacacagcttgagCCGCTCATACACAG GTGGTGTCGTCATCCAGGTGTGACACAGACGCTGCAGGGGGGTGGAGTCATTGTCAGGTTCCCCAGAGAGTCGAACAGACTGATCGAGCTGCCGGAGGATTACAGTGTCCTGATCAACCAGGCGTCGAGCTTCAC GTGTCCACGGTCAGGTGGAGACAAGTCTCGTGCTCCAACTCTGTGCCTGGTGTGTGGCTCCATGTTGTGTTCTCAGAGTTACTGCTGTCAGACTGAGGTGGACGGAGAGGACGTCGGTGCCTGCACCGCCCACACCTTCACCTGTGGAGCCGGCCTCGGACTCTTCCTCAG ggtcAGAGAGAGTCAGGTGTTGTTTGTCGCAGGTAAGACAAAGGGCTGTTTCTATCCTCCTCCTTATCTGGACGACTATGGAGAAACTGACCAGGGACTGAA GCGGGGGAACCCCCTCCACCTGTGTTCAGAGCGTTACAGGAAGATTGAGCGTCTGTGGCGGCAGCACGGCATCGCTGAAGTCATAGGTCACGCTCAGGAGGCCAATCAGACACTGGTTGCCATCGACTGGCAGCACCTGTGA
- the ubr2 gene encoding E3 ubiquitin-protein ligase UBR2 isoform X1, which yields MAAAESDGDPPSASRSEFLNFSAKDTASRWLAAADLQQEVYRHLAVYVPRILCLGPSGGSGSREEQREEQREELACQLLLLAPMEWLLLGEEPAAGLAQLQENNQPSPLCGHVFKVGEPTYSCRECAADPTCVLCMQCFLGSVHKEHRYRMTTSGGGGFCDCGDAEAWKKGPYCQKHTPTDNSRDTEEDPVAQLPADMVARGYSIFSIVLKYAVDLLTWDQEEQLPAGLEPLERGDTYYCMLFNDEVHTYEQVIYTLQKAVNCSQKEAVSFATTVDRDGRKSVRYGDFQFCDQAKSVIVRNTSRQSKPLRVQVMHSSVVAHQCFALKALSWLGQIIQYSDGLRRILCQVGLQKGAEGENSSLVDRLMLNDSKMWKGARNIYHQLLMNSLLMDLKYKKIFAIQFAKNYRRLQTDFMEDDHERVVSVTSLSVQLFTVPTMARMLMVEENLMTTIIRTFVDHLRHRDLQGRFQFDRYTAQQAFKFGRVQSLIGDLKYVLISRPSEWSDQLRMKFLEGLDAFLELLKCMQGMDPVVRQVGQHIEMEPEWEAAFTLQMKLTHIISMIQEWCSADECVLIEAYRKCLGALSHCYSGLPDGEQPISLSLAGHSVETFRYQVSQDKVSIHLPVCRLLAGLHVLLSRTEVASRFPEQLPLGELSPPLLIELPLRCLVLCAQVHAGMWRRNGFSLINQIYYYHNVKCRVEMFDKDIIMLQAGASMMDPNHFLMIVLSRFELFHIFSSADVRKRYREANKDVVQQNNTLIEEMLHLIIMVVGERYVAGVGQVEPFDEVRREIIHQLSIRPMAHSELVKALPENGNKETGLERVIDTVASFKKPGVTGRGLYELRPEWNKYFNLYFHHYSRADQSKAEEAQRKLRRQNGEDTALPPPLLPPLCPLFASLVNLLQCDVLLAVEGAVLQWAVEPSGGGWTESMLQRVLHLVGMALLEEQQQLENSSGDDDVTFNYTCKITRPGEAPSTSGSVLALLESLQNAPHLEVHKDMITWILKMVTNIKTMRERTSSTSTITISPGQGPEETVRDKDKAERKRKAEMARLRREKIMAQMSEMQKHFINENKELFQQSLEELEASTSATAENSPSSSVPTCVSQVCVGPRRVGRAERRQLVTCILCQEEQEVRGHGRAMVLAAFVQRSTVLSKNRRRNLPDPERHDPLFMHPDLSLGIHTASCGHIMHATCWQRYFEAVQLKEQRRQQRLRGHTSYDVENGEFLCPLCECLSNTVIPLLPHTPSPDHSVNHSCLEEWLETTNQQIALLHSANKKQSDGAAGGAEPVVPEGFRVDFTPQNPFSSSISEMITTFSMSTYKVGLKVNPNEQDHRVPVLSWSTCAYTIQSIERFLMDEEKPLFGSLPCRQDDCLSSLTRFSSACWTAAPLKTVHTHFFRLFAALVPDSQVENTPCILDIDMFHLLVYSVLSYSSVHSLHQSGSSMVDSAHLHLLHLVTVAHLVQILLTSTTEEVCMDQDSGGSEEEELTCQLYDTLRKHLGGVLPEVSSGWQLWRCVKAGVLPFLRAATLFFHYLNSTAPPADLLVAGPGQWEALCSYLSLPSNLLQLHQSQHTQLEPLIHRWCRHPGVTQTLQGGGVIVRFPRESNRLIELPEDYSVLINQASSFTCPRSGGDKSRAPTLCLVCGSMLCSQSYCCQTEVDGEDVGACTAHTFTCGAGLGLFLRVRESQVLFVAGKTKGCFYPPPYLDDYGETDQGLKRGNPLHLCSERYRKIERLWRQHGIAEVIGHAQEANQTLVAIDWQHL from the exons ATGGCGGCAGCCGAGTCCGACGGAGATCCACCGTCCGCTTCACGTTCGGAATTCCTGAATTTCTCCGCCAAAGACACCGCGTCG cggTGGCTGGCAGCAGCCGACCTGCAGCAGGAGGTGTACCGTCACCTGGCAGTGTATGTACCCAGAATCCTTTGTCTGGGTCCGAGTGGGGGCAGCGGCagcagggaggagcagagggaggagcagagggaggagctgGCCtgtcagctgctcctcctggCTCCTATGGAGTGGCTCCTGCTGGGGGAGGAGCCGGCGGCCGGCCTGGCTCAGCTGCAGGAGAACAACCAGCCGTCACCGCTGTGTGGACACGTGTTCAAGGTCGGGGAGCCCACCTACTCCTGCAG ggagtGTGCGGCCGATCCAACATGTGTTCTGTGTATGCAGTGTTTCCTAGGCAGTGTTCACAAAGAGCATCGATACAGG atgaCCACATCAGGAGGTGGAGGTTTCTGTGACTGTGGAGATGCTGAAGCCTGGAAGAAGGGTCCTTActgccagaaacacacaccgaccgacaacagcagagacacagaggag GACCCCGTAGCTCAGCTCCCCGCTGACATGGTGGCCCGTGGTTACAGCATCTTCTCCATAGTCCTGAAGTACGCTGTGGATCTGCTGACCTGGGATCAGGAGGAGCAGCTACCTGCAGGACTGGAGCCACT ggagagaggagacaccTACTACTGCATGTTGTTTAATGATGAAGTCCACACCTATGAACAGGTGATCTACACTCTGCAGAAAGCTGTCAACTGCAGCCAGAAAGAAGCTGTCAGCTTCGCCACCACTGTCGACAGAGAC GGCAGGAAGTCAGTTCGATACGGAGATTTCCAGTTCTGTGATCAGGCCAAGTCAGTGATAGTG AGGAACACCAGCCGTCAGTCGAAGCCTCTCCGGGTTCAAGTGATGCACTCGTCTGTTGTAGCTCATCAGTGTTTCGCTCTGAAGGCTCTGAGTTGGTTGGGACAAATCATTCAGTACTCTG ATGGACTTAGGAGGATCCTGTGTCAGGTGGGACTCCAGAAAGGTGCAGAGGGAGAAAACTCCTCTCTGGTCGACCGACTGATGCTCAACGACTCCAAGATGTGGAAAG gagCGAGGAACATCTACCACCAGCTGCTGATGAACAGTCTCCTCATGGACCTCAAGTACAAGAAGATCTTTGCCATCCAGTTTGCCAAG aacTACAGACGCCTCCAGACAGATTTTATGGAGGACGACCACGAGCGAGTAGTGTCAGTGACCTCGTTGTCTGTTCAGCTCTTCACTGTCCCAACCATG GCCCGGATGCTGATGGTGGAGGAGAACTTGATGACCACCATCATCAGGACGTTTGTGGATCACCTTCGTCATAGAGACCTGCAGGGACGCTTCCAGTTTGACCGCTACACCGCCCAGCAGGCCTTCAAGTTCGGACGAGTCCAGAGCCTCATTGGCGACCTGAA gtacgTCCTGATCAGTCGTCCCTCTGAGTGGAGCGATCAGCTCAGGATGAAGTTTCTAGAAGGTTTGGACGCGTTTCTGGAGCTGCTCAAGTGTATGCAG GGTATGGACCCGGTGGTGAGACAGGTGGGGCAGCACATAGAGATGGAGCCTGAGTGGGAGGCAGCGTTCACTCTGCAGATGAAACTGACTCACATCATCTCCATGATCCAGGAGTGGTGCTCTGCTGAT gagtgtgtgttgATCGAGGCTTACAGGAAGTGTCTGGGCGCGCTCAGTCACTGTTACAGTGGCCTCCCAGACGGTGAGCAGCCAATCAGTTTGAGCCTGGCCGGTCACAGCGTGGAGACGTTCAGGTACCAGGTGTCTCAGGACAAGGTGTCCATACACCTGCCGGTCTGCAGGCTGCTGGCAG GGCTCCATGTTCTCCTCAGCAGGACTGAAGTGGCCTCTCGTTTCCCTGAGCAGCTTCCTCTG GGTGAACTCAGCCCCCCCCTCCTGATCGAACTCCCCCTCCGCTGCCTGGTGCTCTGTGCACAGGTGCATGCCGGGATGTGGAGGAGGAACGGCTTTTCCCTGATCAACCAG atttaTTATTACCACAATGTGAAGTGCAGAGTGGAGATGTTCGACAAAGACATCATCATGCTGCAG GCGGGGGCATCCATGATGGATCCAAACCACTTCCTGATGATTGTTCTGAGTCGATTCgaactgtttcacattttcagctctGCAGACGTCAGGAAGAGATACAGAGAGGCCAACAAG GATGTGGTCCAGCAGAACAACACTCTGATTGAAGAGATGCTTCACCTCATCATCATGGTCGTTG GTGAGCGGTACGTGGCAGGTGTCGGACAGGTGGAGCCGTTTGACGAAGTCAGAAGAGAAATTATCCACCAGCTGTCGATCAGACCAATGGCTCACAGTGAGCTCGTGAAGGCTCTACCTGAGAAT ggGAATAAGGAGACAGGTCTGGAGAGAGTCATCGACACCGTGGCTTCATTCAA gAAGCCAGGTGTGACAGGTCGGGGTTTGTATGAACTGCGTCCTGAGTGGAACAAATACTTCAACCTGTACTTCCATCACTACAGCAGAGCTGACCAGTCCAAG gctgaGGAGGCTCAGAGGAAGCTGAGGAGACAGAACGGAGAggacacag ccctgcccccccccctccttccccccctctgtcctctgtttgcCAGCCTGGTGAACCTGCTGCAGTGTGACGTGCTGCTGGCTGTAGAGGGGGCTGTGCTACAGTGGGCTGTGGAGCCCAGTGGAGGGGGCTGGACCGAGTCCATGCTGCAGAGG GTGCTCCACCTGGTGGGCATGGCTCtgctggaggagcagcagcagctagaGAACAGCAGTGGAGATGATGACGTCACCTTCAACTACACCTGCAAGATCACAc GTCCAGGTGAAGCTCCCAGTACCTCAGGAAGTGTCCTGGCCTTGTTGGAGAGTCTGCAGAATGCTCCTCACCTGGAGGTCCACAAAGACATGATCACCTGGATCCTCAAG atgGTGACAAACATCAAAACGATGAGAGAACGAACGTCGTCCACGTCCACCATCACCATCAGCCCAGGACAAGGACCAGAGGAG ACGGTGAGAGATAAAGacaaggcagagaggaagaggaaggcgGAAATGGCTCGACTCCGTAGAGAGAAGATCATGGCTCAGATGTCGGAGATGCAGAAACATTTCATCAACGAGAACAAAGAACTATTTCAGCAGAgtctggaggagctggaggccTCAACATCTGCCACTGCAGAGAACAG TCCTTCCAGTTCGGTGCCCACCTGTGTTTCTCAGGTGTGTGTTGGGCCCAGGAGGGTGGGCAGAGCTGAGCGTCGTCAGCTTGTGACTTGTATCCTGTGTCAGGAAgagcaggaggtcagaggtcacggcAGAGCCATGGTGCTGGCAGCATTTGTCCAGAGGTCGACCGTTTTGTCCAAAAACCGGCGTCGCAACCTGCCTGACCCAG AGCGGCATGACCCTCTGTTCATGCACCCTGACCTGTCTCTGGGGATCCATACAGCCAGCTGTGGACACATCATGCACGCCACCTGCTGGCAGAG GTACTTTGAGGCGGTGCAGCTGAAGGAGCAGCGGCGTCAGCAGCGTCTCCGAGGTCACACCAGCTACGACGTAGAGAACGGAGAGTTTCTGTGTCCGCTCTGTGAGTGTCTGAGCAACACTGTGATCCCTCTGCTGCCGCACACACCTTCACCTGaccacag tgtcaATCATTCCTGTCTGGAGGAGTGGCTTGAGACAACCAATCAGCAGATAGCATTGCTACACTCTGCCAACAAGAAGCAGTCTGATG GTGCAGCAGGGGGGGCGGAGCCTGTCGTTCCTGAAGGATTCAGAGTGGATTTCACTCCACA GAACCCGTTCTCTAGCAGCATCAGTGAGATGATCACCACCTTCAGCATGTCCACCTACAAGGTCGGACTGAAGGTGAATCCTAATGAGCAGGACCACCGAGTCCCGGTGCTGAGCTGGTCCACCTGCGCCTACACCATCCAGAGCATAG AGCGCTTCCTGATGGACGAGGAGAAGCCACTGTTTGGAAGTTTACCTTGCCGACAG gacGACTGTCTGAGCTCCCTCACCAGATTCAGTTCAGCCTGTTGGACAGCAGCTCCACTGaaaacagttcacacacacttcttcaGACTGtttgcag CTCTGGTTCCAGACTCGCAGGTGGAAAACACTCCGTGTATCCTCGACATCGACATGTTTCACCTGCTG gtttaCAGTGTGTTGTCCTACAGCTCGGTTCACAGTCTGCACCAATCAGGAAGCAGCATGGTTGACTCagcccacctccacctccttcacCTGGTCACTGTAGCTCACCTGGTTCAGATTCTGCTCACCTCCACCACAG aGGAGGTGTGTATGGATCAAGACAGTGGaggatcagaggaggaggagctcacCTGTCAGCTCTATGACACACTGAGGAAACACCTGGGCGG tgtgttacCTGAAGTGTCCTCTGGGTGGCAGTTGTGGCGTTGTGTGAAAGCCGGTGTCCTGCCATTCCTCCGAGCAGCCACCCTCTTCTTCCACTACCTGAACTCTACAGCGCCGCCTGCTGACCTGCTgg ttGCAGGTCCTGGTCAGTGGGAGGCGCTGTGCAGCTACCTCAGTCTGCCCTCCAACCTGTTGCAGCTTCATCAgagccaacacacacagcttgagCCGCTCATACACAG GTGGTGTCGTCATCCAGGTGTGACACAGACGCTGCAGGGGGGTGGAGTCATTGTCAGGTTCCCCAGAGAGTCGAACAGACTGATCGAGCTGCCGGAGGATTACAGTGTCCTGATCAACCAGGCGTCGAGCTTCAC GTGTCCACGGTCAGGTGGAGACAAGTCTCGTGCTCCAACTCTGTGCCTGGTGTGTGGCTCCATGTTGTGTTCTCAGAGTTACTGCTGTCAGACTGAGGTGGACGGAGAGGACGTCGGTGCCTGCACCGCCCACACCTTCACCTGTGGAGCCGGCCTCGGACTCTTCCTCAG ggtcAGAGAGAGTCAGGTGTTGTTTGTCGCAGGTAAGACAAAGGGCTGTTTCTATCCTCCTCCTTATCTGGACGACTATGGAGAAACTGACCAGGGACTGAA GCGGGGGAACCCCCTCCACCTGTGTTCAGAGCGTTACAGGAAGATTGAGCGTCTGTGGCGGCAGCACGGCATCGCTGAAGTCATAGGTCACGCTCAGGAGGCCAATCAGACACTGGTTGCCATCGACTGGCAGCACCTGTGA